From one Lotus japonicus ecotype B-129 chromosome 3, LjGifu_v1.2 genomic stretch:
- the LOC130746287 gene encoding uncharacterized protein LOC130746287 isoform X4: protein MEVVFWKRINKCWEIAWKFKADQPQTLVSATWSIEGPSATAAHPSKEQIGGSLISEVSKCVLVCQSNGLSEYSKVKLHHPLPVVMIQWRPSRGKLNRYGRNSIKNVLLTCCLDGTARLWSEIDNGKVRRAGKDINDQKNTGCSFCAVAVIEINQTLNGVLGSDIFVSWGMEIEGIFRAGERIKQVFSKEGSEHDVRKCDWLVGFGPGMLLSFWAVHCLDDVSPLRFPRVTLWRRIELQNQDIENVFKFDLSNFRNALVLHKVNTLRNCLSGPPMICSPLQLLPCNSLVWSFFHIQTLHDTVENSCDNDDTDNISSRLIGGVLNLDGHSGKILKVSIHPYICKVQFAASLDSNGLLLFWSLSNISNSILGCPTLVPTWELLGKLATQDSCSKYTSLTWAPSIVGDKLVFFMGHTRGVDCFIVNISRTEEENIECHYLCTIPFSGHGPYEDGPSDIFAIPLTSTCNKTLCRNKLMLLAVWMGKFQALSWEVNMHSFDISTSCCECNFDSNSLDDCSVWAFQSTFANKRYCVTVIPCSSEFPSSDDMVTSFAVADSGTLSCKQQEFGFASDLCSSYPTYIMATGCFDGSLKLWKSNPGTPSTLHLPWELVGMFVAHDGPIKGICFADCGKKIATFCNKNKSNAVNTIHIWDAVNLITTGTFILEDKLTPESDVITLKWLALGTGDLLLGVCLQNGLHVYAQKHYDGLNLSNSVSFPKMNLWVRIAFAHTDIPIYDFVWGPRAAAVVIHGNYFSIFSHWLFYMDKKQKSNFHPCHSEPNAYNCKGEIYEDILSAVFTDGDTGDFRELSTGDSPADCDSKQSIKINIKDHNLSSSLFLAKEQLKSEPLTMVGLWSILEVAEIISGSLPTYHPDVLHTNISSGNWKRAYVALRHLVECLASNYDPQKKHISKRNALPNIILSYYFEGRILESSQDKGFHWSGDVSSMSSISQAPYYSGSSAENNSIPTSTRSELNGFIESLEKFPDIPLWINIEKTQILAIIDLLSEVCSSDSSSAYQSLDEPGRRFWVSLRFQQLLFQRKFARAASFEELLVNSRLFVWAYHSDCLENLFGSVIPNEPSWQEMRALGMGFWFASIPQLRARMEKLARAQYLKSKNPKDCALLYIALNRIQVLAGLFKISKDEKDKPLVGFLSRNFQEEKNKAAALKNAYVLLGKHQLELAIAFFLLGGDHSSAINVCAKNLGDEQLALVICRLLEGHGGPLEHHLITKYILPSAIDKGDYWLSSLLEWEMGNYYQSFYRMLEFSVNPVAQESTIMSNCGPFLDPTVGSYCQMLASKNSMRNAVGEQNSAILLRWATLMTVTSLKRCGNPLEALEYFSSSLSMLGTADQENELGDGHVVISSTLKPLPRKSSNWLSTDVSVHLEFHIKLNLALCYLSKLIREHPSWPDTASESDGEASCSDEYMLQYEKSVESFKQRLYKGLAVFEQRFLLAPSCLISMVLLLLCHHGLLFIGHDMTDGCTQEEMSQKKSDIFDVFNLYHSPFKPFFKTAEEISFLYSRLFSACSMEYSQRSSTPLEKDESKFLDSSHSHFEGLLVSLWYLRASLRTQLSSVSKDFIKKHVDILDYFEYYLYFSLAWLQKNSEALLLMVHPFLIENADGHNPYEIDMVNLKKLIPKIAQLLAQNSSVTNMENLQVSKCEEDKLVADVKHLVPDDERWKILGTCLWQHMSRFMISNLNLVLAKIEDDNLSGTFHKKHAYRELALINMDYDSISLPEKIQLVSFCLCDFLMTTVTHISSYHVKQLVEILWQKLEHDSNVMTLKWLKQTTASEYSHDRNLDILELVNRKDKCLAHQLLWDHCADPKLISDCFAQEKLDWSKDLDHKPTKGWNDLYIIMTGLHKTDDSRGDECKLSTGSSNHEVGSPVKGMFLSDHASARSNQKDITSMNIAVFQSPREMYKRNGELLEALCINSTDLQEAAAASNRKGIVFFHLEDEVPLSGESDLLWTKADWPQNGWAGSESTPAPTCVSPGVGLGSKKGAHLGLGGATVGVGSSAWPSRDLTGGGALGMLGYAGVGASGLGWEIQQDFEDFVDPPATLENTSTKAFSSHPMRPFFLVGSSNTHIYLWEFNKDKAAATYGVLPAANVPPPYALASISAVQFDHVGHRFASAASDGTVCTWQLEVGGRSNVRPTESSLCFNGHASDVTYFSSSGSIVAVAGYSSNNVNVVIWDTLAPPATSRASILCHEGGARSISVFDNHFGSGSVSPLIVTGGKGGDVGVHDFRYIATGKAKRHRRADSGGQSSITSLNYEKDQNIDGMLWYIPKAHSGSVTKIVAIPDTSLFLTGSTDGDVKLWDAQSTKLIHHWPKIHDKHTFLQSTSRGFGGIVRAAVTDIQVVPHGFLTCGGDGTVKLVRLNSHLHGYGGEL from the exons ATGGAGGTAGTCTTCTGGAAAAGAATTAACAAGTGTTGGGAAATTGCTTGGAAGTTTAAAGCAGATCAACCCCAAACTCTTGTTAGTGCAACATGGTCTATTGAGGGCCCTTCGGCAACTGCAGCACATCCTAGTAAAGAACAGATTGGAGGCTCCTTAATCAGCGAGGTGAGCAAATGTGTATTAGTATGCCAAAGCAATGGGCTATCTGAATATTCAAAAGTCAAACTGCATCATCCTCTACCTGTTGTAATGATTCAATGGAGACCATCAAGGGGAAAGCTAAACAGATATGGTAGGAATTCAATAAAGAATGTATTACTCACTTGCTGCTTAGATGGAACTGCAAGGTTATGGAGTGAGATTGATAATGGAAAGGTCAGAAGGGCTGGGAAGGACATCAATGATCAGAAGAACACAGGGTGCTCTTTTTGTGCTGTTGCTGTTATTGAGATTAATCAGACCTTAAATGGAGTTCTTGGTTCAGATATATTTGTGTCATGGGGGATGGAAATCGAGGGAATATTTAGAgcaggtgaaagaatcaaacaagttttttccAAAGAAGGATCTGAGCATGATGTTAGAAAATGTGATTGGTTAGTTGGGTTTGGTCCCGGGATGTTGCTTAGCTTTTGGGCTGTCCACTGTCTTGATGATGTTTCCCCGCTGAGATTCCCCCGAGTTACATTGTGGAGGAGAATTGAACTCCAAAACCAAGAcatagaaaatgtttttaagtttgACTTATCTAATTTTAGAAATGCATTAGTTTTGCATAAAGTCAATACACTGAGAAACTGCTTGTCTGGCCCCCCTATGATATGCTCTCCACTGCAGTTATTACCTTGTAATTCCTTAGTTTGGTCATTTTTCCATATTCAAACATTGCATGATACTGTGGAGAACTCCTGTGATAATGACGATACAGATAACATCTCCTCTCGTTTGATTGGTGGAGTTTTAAATTTAGATGGACACAGCGGAAAAATTTTAAAGGTTTCAATTCACCCTTATATATGCAAAGTTCAATTTGCTGCTTCTCTGGATTCTAATGGACTGCTGCTTTTTTGGTCACTATCTAACATTTCAAACAGCATTTTGGGGTGTCCAACTTTGGTTCCTACTTGGGAACTCCTTGGAAAGCTTGCAACTCAAGACTCATGCTCCAAGTATACAAGCTTGACATGGGCACCTTCAATAGTTGGTGATAAACTGGTTTTTTTTATGGGACATACCAGGGGGGTTGATTGCTTCATAGTCAACATTAGTCGAACCGAGGAAGAAAACATAGAATGTCACTACTTATGCACCATTCCTTTCAGTGGCCATGGTCCTTATGAGGATGGCCCATCTGATATCTTTGCAATACCTCTGACTTCTACTTGCAATAAAACATTATGTAGAAATAAACTTATGCTATTGGCAGTTTGGATGGGGAAATTTCAGGCCCTATCATGGGAAGTTAACATGCACTCTTTTGACATATCAACAAGCTGTTGTGAATGCAATTTTGATTCTAATAGCCTTGATGACTGCAGTGTTTGGGCATTTCAAAGTACATTTGCTAATAAAAGGTATTGCGTTACTGTAATTCCATGTTCATCTGAGTTTCCAAGTTCTGATGATATGGTTACTAGTTTTGCTGTAGCTGATTCAGGCACTCTGAGTTGTAAACAACAGGAGTTCGGTTTTGCAAGTGATCTTTGCAGTAGTTATCCTACATATATCATGGCCACTGGCTGCTTTGATGGTAgcttaaaactttggaaaagtaACCCTGGAACCCCGTCGACCCTGCACTTGCCATGGGAGCTTGTGGGTATGTTTGTTGCACACGACGGTCCTATCAAGGGCATATGTTTCGCTGATTGTGGTAAAAAAATTGCTACATTCTGCAACAAAAACAAATCAAATGCTGTCAATACCATCCATATATGGGATGCTGTAAATCTGATCACCACAGGGACTTTTATTTTGGAAGATAAACTAACACCTGAAAGTGATGTTATTACTCTGAAGTGGTTAGCTTTAGGGACTGGTGACTTATTGCTTGGAGTTTGTTTGCAAAATGGATTGCATGTATATGCTCAGAAGCATTATGACGGTCTGAATTTGTCCAACTCTGTTAGTTTTCCAAAAATGAATCTATGGGTTCGCATTGCATTTGCTCACACTGACATTCCAATTTATGATTTTGTGTGGGGACCCAGAGCTGCAGCAGTGGTAATCCATGGAAATTACTTTAGTATATTCAGTCATTGGTTGTTTTATATGGATAAGAAGCAAAAGAGTAATTTTCATCCTTGTCATTCAGAGCCAAATGCCTATAATTGCAAAGGTGAAATATATGAAGACATACTTTCTGCAGTTTTTACTGATGGCGACACTGGTGACTTCAGAGAACTGTCAACAGGAGACAGTCCTGCAGATTGTGATTCCAAGCAGTCCATCAAAATAAATATCAAGGACCATAACCTATCCAGTAGCTTGTTTCTGGCCAAGGAACAATTAAAATCTGAACCTCTTACCATGGTTGGTTTATGGAGCATCTTAGAAGTAGCTGAGATAATTAGTGGGTCTTTGCCTACTTATCACCCTGATGTACTACATACGAATATAAGTTCAG GCAATTGGAAACGTGCTTATGTAGCTCTGAGGCATCTTGTTGAATGTCTGGCTTCTAATTATGATCCTCAAAAGAAACATATCTCCAAAAGAAATGCTCTTCCAAATATCATATTGTCATACTATTTCGAAGGCCGTATATTAGAAAGTTCCCAAGATAAGGGATTCCATTGGAGTGGGGATGTTTCTTCAATGTCATCAATTTCACAGGCTCCATATTATTCAGGTTCCAGTGCTGAAAATAACAGCATTCCCACCTCGACAAGATCTGAGCTAAATGGCTTTATTGAATCTCTTGAGAAATTTCCCGATATACCCCTTTGGATCAACATAGAGAAGACACAGATTCTTGCAATTATTGATCTGCTAAGTGAAGTTTGTAGCTCAGACTCATCTTCTGCATATCAAAGTCTCGATGAACCTGGGCGGAG GTTTTGGGTTTCCCTCAGGTTTCAGCAACTGCTTTTTCAACGGAAGTTTGCTAGAGCTGCATCTTTTGAAGAGTTGCTTGTTAACTCAAGGTTGTTTGTGTGGGCTTACCACTCTGATTGCCTAGAAAATTTATTCGGTTCTGTCATACCTAATGAACCATCATGGCAAGAAATGCGTGCTTTGGGTATGGGCTTTTGGTTTGCTAGCATACCTCAGTTGCGTGCAAGG ATGGAGAAATTGGCAAGAGCACAGTATTTGAAGAGCAAAAATCCTAAGGATTGTGCCTTGTTGTATATTGCATTGAACAGAATTCAAGTTTTGGCTGGCCTTTTCAAAATCAGCAAGGATGAGAAGGACAAGCCTTTAGTGGGTTTTCTTTCACGCAATTTTCAG gaagagaaaaataaagctGCTGCTTTAAAAAATGCTTATGTCTTACTGGGAAAGCATCAGCTGGAATTAGCAATAGCTTTCTTTTTGCTTGGAGGTGATCATTCGTCTGCTATAAATGTTTGTGCTAAGAACCTTGGGGATGAACAGCTTGCACTAGTCATTTGTCGCCTACTTGAGGGCCATGGTGGACCACTGGAGCATCACCTAATTACAAAGTATATACTTCCATCTGCGATTGATAAAGGAGACTACTGGCTTTCAAGCCTTCTGGAG TGGGAAATGGGTAATTATTATCAATCTTTCTATAGAATGCTAGAGTTTTCTGTGAATCCTGTGGCTCAAGAGTCTACCATCATGTCCAATTGTGGTCCTTTTCTAGACCCTACTGTTGGTTCTTATTGCCAAATGCTAGCATCAAAGAATAGCATGCGGAATGCTGTAGGGGAGCAGAATTCTGCCATCCTTTTAAGATGGGCAACTTTGATGACAGTTACTTCCCTAAAAAGATGCGGTAATCCT cttgaGGCATTGGAGTATTTCTCATCTTCACTGAGCATGCTTGGGACTGCAGATCAAGAGAATGAATTGGGTGATGGACATGTTGTGATATCCAGTACATTAAAGCCTTTGCCAAGAAAATCCTCTAACTGGTTGTCTACTGATGTATCTGTGCATCTGGAGTTTCATATTAAATTGAATTTGGCACTTTGCTACTTATCTAAATTGATAAGAGAGCATCCAAGTTGGCCTGACACTGCTTCAGAATCTGATGGGGAAGCCTCTTGTTCTGATGAGTACATGTTGCAATATGAGAAATCAGTTGAAAGTTTTAAACAAAGGTTATACAAAGGGCTTGCTGTATTTGAACAGAGGTTTTTATTGGCTCCGAGCTGCCTAATCAGTATG gttttacTCTTACTTTGCCATCATGGATTATTGTTCATTGGTCATGATATGACAGATGGATGCACTCAAGAAGAAATGTCTCAAAAGAAGAGTGATATATTTGATGTTTTCAATTTATATCACTCTCCGTTTAAACCCTTCTTTAAGACTGCCGAAGAAATCTCCTTTTTGTATTCAAGATTGTTTTCTGCCTGCAGTATGGAATATTCTCAACGAAGTTCAACTCCTCTTGAGAAAGATGAGTCCAAGTTTTTGGATTCTTCACATTCTCACTTTGAAGGTCTTCTGGTTTCATTGTGGTACTTAAGAGCTAGTTTGAGGACCCAATTGAGTTCTGTTAGCAAAGATTTTATTAAAAAGCATGTTGATATCCTTGATTATTTTGAGTactatttatatttttcattaGCTTGGCTTCAAAAGAACTCAGAAGCTCTTTTATTGATGGTGCATCCTTTCTTGATTGAAAATGCTGATGGCCATAATCCTTATGAGATTGATATGGTGAATCTGAAGAAGCTTATACCGAAAATTGCACAGTTGTTGGCTCAAAATTCTTCCGTAACTAATATGGAAAACCTCCAAGTTTCCAAATGTGAAGAAGATAAACTAGTTGCAGATGTAAAGCATTTGGTTCCTGATGATGAAAGATGGAAGATTTTAGGGACCTGCTTGTGGCAACATATGTCTAGATTCATGATATCTAACTTGAATTTGGTTCTTGCTAAAATTGAAGATGATAATTTGTCTGGCACTTTCCACAAAAAACATGCTTATAGGGAGTTGGCACTCATTAATATGGATTATGATAGCATCAGCTTGCCAGAGAAGATTCAGTTAGTCTCATTTTGCTTATGTGATTTCCTGATGACAACAGTTACTCACATTTCTTCTTATCATGTTAAACAACTTGTGGAAATTTTGTGGCAGAAATTGGAGCATGATTCGAATGTAATGACCCTTAAATGGCTAAAACAAACAACAGCATCAGAATACAGTCATGACAGAAACCTGGACATATTGGAACTGGTGAACAGGAAAGATAAATGTTTAGCTCACCAGTTACTATGGGATCACTGTGCTGATCCCAAATTAATATCTGATTGCTTTGCACAGGAAAAGCTCGATTGGTCAAAGGATTTGGACCATAAGCCTACTAAAGGATGGAATGACCTGTATATAATTATGACAGGACTACATAAAACTGATGATTCACGTGGTGATGAATGTAAACTAAGCACTGGATCTTCTAATCATGAAGTCGGATCTCCTGTTAAAGGAATGTTTCTAAGTGATCATGCTTCTGCAAGATCCAACCAGAAAGATATTACTAGTATGAATATTGCAGTTTTCCAGAGTCCCAGAGAAATGTACAAGAGAAATGGAGAACTTTTGGAG GCATTGTGTATAAACTCTACTGATCTTCAGGAAGCTGCAGCTGCTAGCAACCGGAAG GGTATAGTATTCTTTCATCTGGAAGATGAGGTTCCTTTAAGTGGTGAATCAGACCTTTTGTGGACCAAGGCTGATTGGCCACAAAATGGATGGGCAGGTTCAGAATCCACACCTGCTCCAACATGCGTTTCTCCTGGTGTTGGCCTTGGGAGCAAGAAAGGGGCACACCTCGGTCTAGGTGGAGCAACTGTTGGTGTGGGTTCTTCAGCTTGGCCAAGTAGAGACCTGACAGGTGGTGGAGCATTAGGAATGCTAGGTTATGCTGGTGTTGGTGCCTCTGGATTGGGTTGGGAAATTCAACAAGACTTTGAAGATTTTGTTGATCCACCTGCCACTTTGGAGAACACAAGTACGAAGGCTTTCTCTAGTCATCCAATGAGGCCTTTCTTCTTAGTTGGTTCAAGCAATACACACATTTACTTGTGGGAG TTCAATAAGGATAAAGCTGCTGCTACATATGGAGTGCTGCCTGCTGCCAATGTCCCTCCACCTTATGCTCTTGCGTCAATTTCAGCTGTACAGTTTGACCACGTTGGACACCGGTTTGCCAGTGCTGCATCAGACGGGACTGTCTGCACATGGCAGCTCGAGGTTGGAGGAAGGAGCAATGTTCGCCCAACAGAATCATCCCTCTGCTTTAATGGTCATGCATC GGATGTCACGTACTTTTCTTCAAGTGGATCAATTGTAGCTGTGGCTGGATATAGCTCTAATAATGTTAATGTGGTGATATGGGATACTTTAGCTCCACCTGCAACTTCTCGAGCTtccattttatgtcatgaaG GTGGTGCACGCTCCATTTCTGTGTTTGATAATCATTTCGGAAGTGGTTCTGTTTCCCCTCTTATCGTGACCGGTGGCAAAGGCGGTGATGTTG